In Aptenodytes patagonicus chromosome 21, bAptPat1.pri.cur, whole genome shotgun sequence, the genomic stretch GCTGTCAATCCCAGAGGATGTCTGAGCACCTAAGATTACGTGTTACACCAAACGATCGTCATTTCAGACTTAGCCCTGCGCCCACCAGCGGCTCTGACGATCCTAGCTGAAGACTGCGTGCATTTATAATGTTCGGGCTCTCAATCAACTGTGGGAACAGTTCATCCGTTTCAAACGGGGCACCCAAAACGTACTGTGAAATGGaattatccccctttttttttgtaattcgaATACCCGGAGTTCTTCATCAAGGTCAACAAGGTGCTATATATACTCCCACACTGTTAATTTTACATTGAAACTTACCTCCCAATAAAACTGGTCTTCGAAGTACTTTGATACAGGGATGGTCTTAAACAGCTTGAGGTTTAAGATTAAACCTATTTGTAAAGACACATATATCCAATATAAATACAGACGTCAGGGAAAGGGGAAGATTGTGTGTAACTGGAGGTTTCTTAGTAACGCGCATCCAAATGTAACATAGATCAAAATACCAATTCAGAACTAAATGCTTCAGCAGAGCCCCTTGACTCAGGTTGACCTTAAATACAAAGAGAAGCTTGCCAGGATCAAGGCTTGtgttattaaaaattacttactttAGGTAAAACCCCATTAAACAGCCTGCCAGATTctaaaaatacatcaaaaatCATTAACTTCTTGCATGAAAAATGCCTGTGTATTTAAAGCAGTCGGGCTTATCAGCACTGTTAGCTTGGGATTTCGGATGGAAACATCTAGATTTGTAAACAATTGCTAAAACGCTGAATGTTTGATTATTTTAgctgaatgttttttaaaaatctgcttgaTTAGCTCAACTTCTTAATTACACTTAAGGTAGTGCAAAGGTTTCAGATcaattaaagcacaaaaaaaatcagagtataTTTCACAGCAATCTTCATCTGCCATTTCTCTTTTATTCCAGACAGAATTAACAGCTATAGAAAAACTGCAGCTGCCGTAAACCTGACAGAATGTCACATGAGAAACACATGAGCCCTGGTGATCCCAAACCACTAGTGATCAAAGGCCTAGTGCTTGGCTGATGCAAGCGAGCTACTGCCGTTAGTGAAACTTTGCAGATTTATACCAACTGGCCTAAAAGGTGAGAAGCTCTAGATAGCATTTTTCTGTCACTAAGACAATCCCCAAATGTAAAACTATTTTCATCCTCGCACATCTCCAGTCTGAAATTTGAAGGCAGCTGTTAAGCATCTGTTAAAATAAACTTCACCGATGAAAGAACGGTGCTACTGGGCTATTTACGTTGAATACATAAATATTCTTCAAAAGACTGGCTTTGAAGAGCCCCTGGCATTCACGTTTCCCATGGCTGCTTCTACAAATAATTTACCCGTAGAAACACACTTCAGAGCCCCAGTTAAACCGGCCTCTTTCTGCGAAGGGTTGCACTGACACGATAGCAGGTGCAATGAGATGACATACCCCTTGCCCCGAGGAAATGAGGAAGATATTACTGAAACGTGTTTTTCAATACTGACCTGTAATGAAACCCGTTATCAAGGCAACACTGATGGTCAGGCAGAAGGCGCCGACGTGAATCATGAACAAATAACCcagtctgaaaagcaaaacaagtgttTCACCTTTTACAGTTGCTGAATTTAGCAATAAGACTGTGAATGAATCTGTATCTACACAGCATTTTACATCAAAACCTCTCAtaaaaaatctgttcttcttgaatctctctgcagctgcagttagATGTTTTAAGAGATCCTATCAGAAGCCTAATACAGACTTCAGAGCGACATGTTTTGCCCTTATAAACCATCATTGCGGTACTAAAACTTCATTAAATTTGTTTGTTTCAATAAGAATATGACGAGAAGCGTAAGGCCCTTACGCTGCACTGTGATTCATTCCTGCGTAAAGGAATGAATTTCCTGAGCAAATCAGGGCACTTCTTGTATGACACGGCATGAGCTTGATCTGCAAAAATGAGATGCCAGGGCCAGATCAAAACAACCTACGGAGAATATCCTTAACCGAGCCCTTCAGCTTTTGCAGGGCATCTCCCCAAGTATACTTTCCAGATCAGTGTCCAGACTGTCTTTAGTCCAAACTGGCATTCTTGCCCCTGACTCAGAGTTAAAGCCTCATTCGAAGAGAAATGCTGATTTCTGCCCCCCGCTGTGTTAGCATACAAAGCTCCCCAAAACACATCACAAAAGCCAAAATGAGTCTTGGAAGGACGCACGTCCCCAGCCTTCATCTCCTGAGTCTGCTGTATTTAGtaacaaataaaaagagagacagaaagcaggACCAAAAGCTAATATTAAAGTTTGGATCCAATGTCTGCTCAACTCTGAAAGTcttttttactgacttttttgGACTTCAGAGATTATCTTGGGTTATCTTGTATAAAACGATTTATCTGTGGTGACGTTCAGGCTTTCTGTATGTCTGAGAACTCTTCTCAAGGCATACTACAATAATGATGAGCTAAGCTTGTTACTTAATAGCAAGAATTTATGTACCTTGGTAAATTAGTCCAGTTTTTTATTACTAAGAGAACGACCTGGGCAAGAGCTCCAAGCACACCAGGCAAGCCAAAAGTGAAATGAACTCCAGAGGAATCATGAATCTTGAGAGCAGGATACAAGCATctctgggaagaagaaaaggtttaATTGATACACAGAAACACAAGTTGATAATAGCATATTGTCTATCGCAGACCTAGAAAATGAACTTTGGTCTTAAAAGTTGCAATCCTGCGCTCTGCTCAAAAGACTTCAGGTTTCCTAGCTTTAATCTCTTTGAAAGAGAGGTTTCCGTTGAGGGATCCTACATCAGAAAAGAAGTTTATACAGCTTATACAAAAACAATTTCAGGTTTTGAGTAATACCTGTAAACAGCAAGATCCTAATATGGTTATCACACTGGCAAGCAGACCCAAAATCATTGCAATCCAAGGATACTCGATACTGCGTTCTGCATAACCAACAGCGACCCCACCAGCTAGTACTGCACTGTGGATATgagtctgtaaaataaaacaacaaaaacacggAGTGAGAATTCAGTCATCGCTTATAGCAGCCCGATATCATAGACTGCTATTCTCATGCAAGTGCAATCTCTTTAGGGTGAATTTGGGCCTCTGTATACTGTAAATTACAATCTGAGAACATAATTTCTAAGTTACAGCTTCAGTGTTCTGCTTGGGAGGCTAATGATGACTGTCAGGCTGAAAACCTGGACTTGTTTTTACTTAATAGCTATTATACTTTCGGTGTATTACTGAGAGCAACAGAAAAAGATCTTCTCCGTGCAGTGATTTTCTCTCATGTCTTACCATTCTGAATTTTCCATCCTTTGTGGTCAGAACAGACAACACGAAGGCAGTTACAGCACTCACTGCAAGGGCAAAGTAGGTGTTGTAGATTGCTTTGCTCTTGTTCACAGCTAGTACAGAATTGAAGCTTGGCCAGAATACCCAGAGAAAGAGAGTACCTTGGAGACAAAGACAAGCAGCTATCGTTACCTGCTCTAAAACACAGTGAATCCATCACCGGCTGTCTCTGGAGAGCTCCGGCCCACATTCTGCGTTCACTGTAATTCCCACATGGTAAACAAAGGATAACACTTCACAGTGCAGACAGCCCCGAGAGTTACCTGCTACACCAACACCTTCCCAGAAACACACCACGGCAATGTCAAACATACAGCCAAAGCACAGCTCTACTGGCATCTGGCTGGTCCTTCGCAGAGTTGAAGGTAGGATGCTCTTTTCAAGGACACAAACTTGTAACATCAGCTTTGTCCTATCGTCCCCTTAAACGCAGGTTCAGATACAAGTGGGAACAATTCCACTGTTGATTTCCAAACAGTCGGCATCCTGCCTGTTCTGCGCAGGCACCGGGGGCTTGCTCCTCAGCCAAAATTTCTGCTCCTTTTCATGGAACTGTGGAATAATTGTTCAAAACCAGCTGCAAGAGAGAATGAAAGCAAgccaaggaggaagagaaaacagctCACATGGTGCAAATCACTATAAAGAAACCCAAAGTGCACTTTGGAATGTCTTTTACCTTGGCTGCCAGTATGACTGGTACTGGTTGTCTTGCCTCCTGGCAGGgtttgaagagaaaaagaggatgAACTGGATCATAAGAACAGAATCCTCTCTACGTCTACTAGCATTACTCCAGAGGAGGGCTAAAGACCAATAGCTTGAGCTGAGGTGATCATGCTCCCCCAACTCAGCTATACACAGCTTAACTTCCTTGCTATTTGTGAGAGTTATCTGCCGAATAGCTACTCCCTAGTACATGGGTCCAAAAGAACAATTCACTTTCCTCCTGTAAGATCACTGTACAGCGTCACACTTTCATGCCCACATAGGCTTCGCTAACAATAGGAATGAAAACAGGTTCTTCTGCTTCTATGGCCTGGGCCCTAATTGTCAGCATTTAGGAATCTCAGCCTCTATAAAACAAGTTCACTGCTTGGCAGGATACGTCTTTCCTATGGTCATATGGATGCACATGCATAGATCAAATTCCAACCAGCAGAGGGAAGTAGGTGGCCTCACGCGAAGTCAAGCTGGACCACACAGTTGCAatctgtgcctctgctccctgcGTTGCTCATAGCTCCAAGTGCACGGATGACGACACAAACAAGCAACAGTTTATTTCGCCTTGTCCAGTCAACTTCCATAGCTAATGTTCTGTTCTCCATGCCACAGAGGTGCCAGACCCCTGTGCAATTCACCTGACAGTAAAATTTGAAGTGTTCTTGTGCAAGTCAATTAAGAAGTGACAAACGCATTGTCACTATAAAGCACAATGGTTAAATCCAGCTTCTAGCAACCCTGCCAGCTACTGCTTTTGTACAAGCTTATCTTGGCTCCTTGAAATCCAATTGCCATTGCTAATTTTCACCCTTTCAGCGCACCAAGGAGGTGATAACCATGCCTCTCAGACAGGATATTTGGCCCATGAACCTTGGCTTCCCAGCAAAGTGGCATTATCTAGCCAGGTGTcgtgccaaaaccagcacaccagatCATGTTCCTAGCTCATGTTTTCTGCAAGTGGAGTGCTATTTCTATCAAGGATATCCCTTGAGAAACCGGCTTCTTCACAAGTTCAGTGCTTGCAGTCTATCCAGACAGTCTGGACAcgtttcttctgttttgttttttattagcaGTGCTCCCAATTTGTAGATAATTCTACAGCTCTAATCTTGGCATTGCAAACCTCCCTGCCAGATGCTGGATGCAGGTTGTTTTCAGTCAGTGCTCTGAGTTCACTCTTAAAAGACATTTGTGAGGCTCACTACAGCATATTTACTACAGCAACTAACGTGCTAAGTAAAAAGCATTTGTAATTTTATCCCAAACTCAAACGCAATATTTTCGGAGAGTCGCAGCCCTCAGAAACAGGATACAAAAAGGAACTATGAGGAATTTGCCTGCTCAGTTGCTCCGTTCTACCCACGTTACCTCAGGAATTATTCAAGACATGGCAACATAATTACTTCAGATAGCAAGCACTTGGTTGTAGCAAGCTGCACAAAAATTATAATGAAGGCGTAACAGCGTCTTGATGAGTTCGATTAAAATACCAATCTCCTCGAATTCTCCAGCAAAGCAAGAACTCCAGGGACTCAAAAGAGGagcatttaaatttctctttccCTAAACCGGGCTAAGACTGACCAAGAATCAGACTCTGTGGGCCTTCACAGAAAGATCTTAGTTCGGCTGGTGGCAGTTACGGAACAGAACtcataaaaaagaaaccaaattgcttctttaagaaaaagaatggaaCTCCCACACATTCAGCCTATCATCACTCAGATCCTTTCTCATGTGCCTGTCTCTATCATATTCCCCACTCCTCATCAGGCTTTTATCTTTTCATTTACATTACTAGGCAGGGACTGCCTTTTTATATCTCCATACACCAccttgcaaaacaaaactgagccTTGGCCCCAGCCGGGAACTGTAACCACTACTGAAATAGAAGTAATGACCTTAACTTTAGTGCATACGTCCCTTACCAACGTGCCTATACAAGCCCAAACGGGACAACTTAGCTGGGAGAGGGAACGGTTAACCTGGCATAGCCTTTATGCCGAGGCTGGCGAAAGCAAACTAAGCCACAGCCGTTGCAGGAGCGGCTTATATGCCTGGTAGGAAACATGCTGAGACTCACCAACTCATTGTCAGAAACCAtgaaccacagcagcagcagttttctaTGCTTGGCTGCATTCAGACCTGCACTTCGGATGCAAAAGCTTCAGTGTGCTGTGGCCAGCCCCCAAAAACATTCCTTATGTTCTCACTGCAACCCCGTCTTCCAGCTGAGACGTTAAAGCAAATGTCTTACCCAACATTGACAATAAATCTGACTTCGGGGTACTCGCATTCTTCTCAGACCTTGGTGATGGCTCAGAGAAACGTGAGGAGACCGCCAGACCAAAGTAGGCTCCAAACAGGTGAACATGCATCATGCTGGTATCGTCTGGAACCTGTATCAATAGAATAATCAAATTCGTGGTTTATTTCAGGCCACAGGAAGCCTTTGATGCAGTTCCTGATATAGTTGCTCACGTAACCTCCCTATAAGCAATTTATTTTCACAGTCCCTCAGTTTATGCATGAGTTATTTATGCGAGATTAACTTAATCTGAATTCAGTGCAGCTCATAAACACACAATTCATATACAGAGAATTTGGGGTACGCTTACGTTGTACGTTAAATGCAGGTCTGACTCCGCTGTCCAGCCTGGGCTGGTATACCATTCACACTGGAAATCTTCCCGACTGAACTGACACAGGGAGGGGATAAACTTTAAAGGCAGTTAGTGCCTTAGCATAGGTCAAGGCTTTCATTCATGTGTTGGGGATGGTCAGGGCATGGGCAAAGCCAAATGCACTACATCCCAATCCATCAGATCAGCTCACCCTTTAAGGCCAAGAATATAGATATAGCCAATTATATAGATATAGAGTATGCAGGGTTTGGAGTTCAATGTCCTTAAGTATAGCCCCAAAGTCAGACTTCATCTCTTAACGAAAACATAGCCACGATCTAACTGAGATGAGATAAAACACACTGATGTTCCTGTCAGCAGAGCACTAACAAACCACCAAAAGGCAACATTCCAAAGTCCCAGTgaaatttttccccatgtgcCTGGAAACCATACTACAGTACCTGCAGGAATGTCTTGTTGATCCATCTGTTCATATTGAAAACTATTATCTCCACAACTGTCATCAGAATTAATTGCACAGGATTAGTCTTCCCAAGAACAGCTCCAGTGGAGATGACCACAGCAGTCGTACTCACAGTAGCCTTTGTTATTctgcaataaaagaaagaaaaaa encodes the following:
- the RHCE gene encoding blood group Rh(CE) polypeptide isoform X1 — translated: MPSNYRNFRNNVPWLIFFLEAVFIVLFYFLFSDDGASRSSISYPAFQDVSHMVVFGFGFFLTFLKRYGFSSTGFNLLIIVLGVQCSVLTEGLLLFLLQRENKGGLKRITKATVSTTAVVISTGAVLGKTNPVQLILMTVVEIIVFNMNRWINKTFLQVPDDTSMMHVHLFGAYFGLAVSSRFSEPSPRSEKNASTPKSDLLSMLGTLFLWVFWPSFNSVLAVNKSKAIYNTYFALAVSAVTAFVLSVLTTKDGKFRMTHIHSAVLAGGVAVGYAERSIEYPWIAMILGLLASVITILGSCCLQRCLYPALKIHDSSGVHFTFGLPGVLGALAQVVLLVIKNWTNLPRLGYLFMIHVGAFCLTISVALITGFITGLILNLKLFKTIPVSKYFEDQFYWEFPRLAVGF
- the RHCE gene encoding blood group Rh(CE) polypeptide isoform X2 codes for the protein MVVFGFGFFLTFLKRYGFSSTGFNLLIIVLGVQCSVLTEGLLLFLLQRENKGGLKRITKATVSTTAVVISTGAVLGKTNPVQLILMTVVEIIVFNMNRWINKTFLQVPDDTSMMHVHLFGAYFGLAVSSRFSEPSPRSEKNASTPKSDLLSMLGTLFLWVFWPSFNSVLAVNKSKAIYNTYFALAVSAVTAFVLSVLTTKDGKFRMTHIHSAVLAGGVAVGYAERSIEYPWIAMILGLLASVITILGSCCLQRCLYPALKIHDSSGVHFTFGLPGVLGALAQVVLLVIKNWTNLPRLGYLFMIHVGAFCLTISVALITGFITGLILNLKLFKTIPVSKYFEDQFYWEFPRLAVGF